A single Actinomadura algeriensis DNA region contains:
- a CDS encoding glycosyltransferase, whose translation MRPLTLAQAAAAAVVAARLARGRDRPPPLAAGRSPRPPRRVSVVVPARDEEARLERCLVPLLADPAVHEVIVVDDGSRDGTARLAARLGAAVVSGTPPPDGWVGKQWALHQGVRAAAGPIVVALDADTRPGPGLCRELAALLDGCDLVSAGPRFVCGGTIEQALHASFLAGLVYRCGPLGPAPPSPARLLVNGQCLAFRKARMVEADGFARVRRHLTDDVALGRLLARDGWRVAVRDAGALLEVDMHTGPADVWREWGRSISLRDVTSPAGLAGDLAVVWLVAALPVLRAAAGRPTPLDVALLVQRLLLVAALRGSYARPGAGLALSPLLDAATAVRLTWSVLRPARTWRGRRYGRAAVRPAGARPAGARPAGSPGRPARSGAR comes from the coding sequence GTGAGGCCGCTCACCCTCGCGCAGGCGGCGGCCGCCGCGGTGGTGGCGGCGCGGCTCGCGCGCGGCCGCGACCGTCCGCCGCCGCTGGCCGCCGGGCGCTCGCCCCGGCCGCCGCGGCGGGTGTCGGTGGTGGTCCCGGCGCGGGACGAGGAGGCCCGGCTCGAACGGTGCCTCGTGCCGCTGCTCGCCGACCCGGCCGTGCACGAGGTGATCGTCGTGGACGACGGGTCGCGCGACGGCACGGCGCGGCTCGCGGCCCGGCTGGGCGCCGCGGTCGTCTCCGGGACGCCGCCGCCGGACGGGTGGGTCGGCAAGCAGTGGGCGCTGCATCAGGGGGTGCGGGCGGCGGCGGGGCCGATCGTGGTCGCGCTGGACGCCGACACGCGTCCCGGGCCGGGGCTGTGCCGGGAGCTCGCCGCGCTGCTCGACGGCTGCGACCTGGTGTCGGCCGGGCCCCGGTTCGTCTGCGGCGGCACGATCGAGCAGGCGCTGCACGCGTCGTTCCTGGCCGGGCTGGTCTACCGGTGCGGTCCGCTCGGCCCGGCGCCGCCGTCGCCCGCGCGGCTGCTGGTCAACGGCCAGTGCCTGGCCTTCCGGAAGGCGCGGATGGTCGAGGCGGACGGGTTCGCGCGGGTCCGCCGCCACCTGACCGACGACGTGGCGCTGGGGCGGCTGCTCGCGCGGGACGGCTGGCGCGTCGCCGTCCGGGACGCCGGGGCCCTGCTGGAGGTCGACATGCACACCGGCCCCGCGGACGTGTGGCGCGAGTGGGGGCGGTCGATCTCGCTGCGGGACGTGACGTCCCCGGCCGGACTCGCCGGGGACCTGGCGGTGGTGTGGCTGGTGGCGGCCCTGCCGGTGCTGCGGGCGGCGGCCGGGCGGCCGACGCCGCTGGACGTCGCGCTGCTGGTCCAGCGGCTGCTGCTGGTGGCGGCCCTGCGCGGCAGCTACGCGCGGCCGGGCGCGGGGCTTGCGCTGTCGCCGCTGCTCGACGCGGCGACGGCGGTGCGGCTGACGTGGTCGGTGCTGCGCCCGGCGCGGACGTGGCGGGGCCGCCGCTACGGCCGGGCCGCGGTCAGGCCCGCCGGTGCACGGCCCGCCGGTGCACGGCCCGCCGGTTCGCCAGGGCGGCCTGCCCGAAGCGGAGCCCGATGA
- a CDS encoding glycerol-3-phosphate acyltransferase, with translation MTPVPIAVIGGYLLGSAPVAVLVGRAHGFDPRDAGDRNPGFWNVLELRGRKAAAPVFAGDLLKGTAAGLLGLALSGGETGPLGTVTGASVAPVYAAVAAAMAGHSWPVFAGWRGGRSILAFAGGFAVLCPPAFGLGLVVLAGGTLAWRSFARGARLAVFALPVLQLAFAPAAHVAATGALMSLIGLRFGQAALANRRAVHRRAVHRRA, from the coding sequence ATGACTCCCGTACCGATCGCGGTCATCGGCGGCTACCTGCTCGGCTCGGCGCCGGTCGCGGTGCTCGTCGGACGCGCCCACGGCTTCGACCCGCGCGACGCGGGCGACCGCAACCCCGGCTTCTGGAACGTCCTGGAACTCCGCGGCCGGAAGGCCGCCGCCCCCGTGTTCGCGGGCGACCTCCTCAAGGGGACGGCGGCGGGGCTCCTCGGCCTGGCGCTGTCCGGCGGCGAGACCGGCCCGCTCGGGACGGTGACGGGCGCGAGCGTCGCGCCCGTGTACGCGGCGGTCGCGGCGGCGATGGCCGGGCATTCCTGGCCGGTGTTCGCCGGGTGGCGCGGCGGCCGCTCGATCCTCGCGTTCGCGGGCGGGTTCGCGGTGCTGTGCCCGCCCGCGTTCGGGCTCGGCCTCGTCGTGCTGGCGGGCGGGACCCTGGCCTGGCGGTCGTTCGCGCGGGGCGCGCGCCTGGCGGTGTTCGCGCTGCCCGTGCTGCAGCTGGCCTTCGCGCCCGCCGCGCACGTGGCCGCCACCGGAGCGCTGATGTCCCTCATCGGGCTCCGCTTCGGGCAGGCCGCCCTGGCGAACCGGCGGGCCGTGCACCGGCGGGCCGTGCACCGGCGGGCCTGA
- a CDS encoding carotenoid biosynthesis protein produces the protein MGRNKDEHGRAGRRRPGAWGLAGGGLLVGMVGAQVVSGVRPRPVKLTSVVVGLLGGSAGAFLAGRHGARRAAGAFGAATALGYAAEWVGVRAGVPFGRYSYTPVLRPQAGGVPVIVAVAWGGMGPAAHAAATEIVPGGGPARWAVGAAALTAWDLFLDPQMLRLGLWTWEGGGPYRGVPVSNFAGWFAVSLLLMAVVEASAGRTAPPASGGLLTIYTVMAAMETLAFAAVFDPPDRLVAAAGGAAMGTFAALAWRARWRR, from the coding sequence ATGGGACGGAACAAGGACGAGCACGGACGCGCCGGGCGGCGGCGCCCGGGGGCTTGGGGGCTCGCGGGGGGCGGGTTGCTGGTGGGGATGGTGGGCGCGCAGGTCGTTTCGGGGGTGCGGCCGAGGCCGGTGAAGTTGACGAGCGTGGTCGTCGGGCTGCTCGGGGGGAGCGCCGGGGCGTTCCTCGCGGGACGGCACGGGGCCCGCCGGGCGGCCGGGGCGTTCGGCGCCGCGACGGCCCTCGGGTACGCGGCGGAGTGGGTCGGCGTCCGGGCCGGGGTGCCGTTCGGGAGGTACTCCTACACGCCGGTGCTGCGGCCGCAGGCCGGCGGCGTCCCGGTGATCGTGGCGGTGGCCTGGGGCGGCATGGGACCGGCCGCGCACGCGGCCGCCACCGAGATCGTGCCGGGCGGCGGACCGGCGCGGTGGGCCGTGGGCGCGGCGGCCCTGACGGCGTGGGACCTGTTCCTCGATCCACAGATGCTCCGGCTCGGGCTGTGGACGTGGGAGGGCGGGGGCCCGTACCGGGGCGTGCCGGTCAGTAACTTCGCCGGATGGTTCGCGGTGTCGCTGCTGCTCATGGCGGTCGTCGAGGCGAGCGCGGGACGGACGGCGCCGCCCGCGTCCGGCGGGCTCCTGACGATCTACACGGTGATGGCGGCGATGGAGACGCTGGCGTTCGCGGCGGTGTTCGACCCGCCGGACCGGCTCGTCGCGGCCGCCGGGGGCGCGGCGATGGGGACGTTCGCCGCACTGGCGTGGAGGGCGCGATGGCGCAGGTGA
- a CDS encoding phytoene desaturase family protein yields the protein MAQVIVVGGGVGGMVAALLLARGGHEVRLHEKLDRLGGKLAERERDGFVFSLGPSLLTLPGLFRDLGVEREPLRLDELCRYRFADGSRLRAFGDPDRTAAEVERLAPGQGAAWRAFYGWAERCLDASRRTFFAGPRGRRPDRARPGDLLAVAPGRTLDGLARHFFRDPRLHAYVGRYATYAGSSPYRAPAALGCVPAIEHGDGGWYLPGGLPRLADDLAGLLAGAGVEVRTGSEVTGILADRTAVSGVALASGERVRADAVVVNADAAALYARLLPDHRRLRRIAALGPSSSAFLLLAGVDGRTEGLPHHSVLFSGDYRREFGDIFRRRVPPADPTVYVGCSAVDDPSQAPAGAENWTILVNVPAGDPGRWPLTPAAYRDLVLERLAERGHDLAGRLRFVEEFTPADLRDRYGAVGGAIYGGAYRGRFAPLRRPGNRGPRRGLYLVGGSVHPGGGLPLVAMGGRIVAALVEEDMPARRTARRADPARPV from the coding sequence ATGGCGCAGGTGATCGTGGTCGGCGGCGGGGTCGGCGGCATGGTCGCCGCGCTGCTGCTGGCGCGCGGCGGGCACGAGGTCCGGCTGCACGAGAAGCTGGACCGGCTCGGCGGGAAGCTCGCCGAGCGGGAACGCGACGGCTTCGTGTTCTCGCTGGGCCCGTCGCTGCTCACGCTGCCCGGCCTGTTCCGTGACCTCGGCGTGGAGCGCGAGCCGCTGAGGCTGGACGAGCTGTGCCGGTACCGCTTCGCCGACGGGTCCCGGCTGCGCGCCTTCGGCGACCCGGACCGGACGGCCGCGGAGGTGGAGCGGCTCGCCCCCGGGCAGGGCGCCGCGTGGCGGGCGTTCTACGGGTGGGCGGAGCGGTGCCTGGACGCGTCGCGGCGGACGTTCTTCGCCGGTCCGCGGGGCCGCCGCCCGGACCGGGCCCGGCCCGGCGACCTGCTCGCGGTCGCGCCGGGCCGGACGCTGGACGGGCTCGCCCGGCACTTCTTCCGCGACCCGCGGCTGCACGCGTACGTCGGGCGGTACGCGACGTACGCGGGGTCGAGCCCGTACCGGGCCCCGGCGGCGCTGGGCTGCGTCCCGGCGATCGAGCACGGGGACGGCGGCTGGTACCTGCCGGGCGGGCTGCCCCGCCTCGCCGACGACCTGGCGGGGCTGCTCGCGGGCGCGGGCGTCGAGGTCCGGACGGGCAGCGAGGTGACGGGGATCCTCGCGGACCGGACGGCCGTGTCGGGCGTCGCGCTGGCGTCGGGCGAGCGGGTGCGCGCGGACGCGGTCGTCGTCAACGCCGACGCCGCCGCGCTGTACGCGCGGCTGCTGCCCGACCACCGCAGGCTGCGCCGGATCGCCGCGCTCGGCCCGTCGTCGTCGGCGTTCCTGCTGCTCGCCGGGGTGGACGGGCGGACGGAGGGGCTGCCGCACCATTCGGTGCTCTTCTCGGGCGACTACCGGCGGGAGTTCGGCGACATCTTCCGGCGGCGGGTGCCGCCCGCGGACCCGACCGTCTACGTCGGCTGCTCGGCGGTCGACGACCCGTCCCAGGCGCCCGCCGGGGCCGAGAACTGGACGATCCTGGTCAACGTGCCCGCCGGTGATCCGGGCCGCTGGCCGCTGACGCCCGCCGCCTACCGCGACCTGGTGCTGGAGCGGCTGGCGGAGCGCGGGCACGACCTGGCGGGACGGCTGCGCTTCGTGGAGGAGTTCACCCCGGCGGACCTGCGCGACCGGTACGGGGCGGTGGGCGGCGCGATCTACGGCGGTGCGTACCGGGGACGGTTCGCGCCGCTGCGCAGGCCGGGGAACCGGGGGCCGCGGCGCGGGCTGTACCTGGTGGGCGGGTCGGTGCATCCGGGCGGCGGGCTGCCGCTCGTCGCGATGGGCGGCCGGATCGTCGCGGCACTGGTCGAGGAGGACATGCCGGCGCGGCGGACGGCCCGGCGGGCGGACCCGGCGAGGCCGGTGTGA